In Glycine max cultivar Williams 82 chromosome 4, Glycine_max_v4.0, whole genome shotgun sequence, the genomic stretch AGCTATGCCAAGTGCTTGGAGCCAGTGTATATATGACTTACCTTTTGGCCTCTCTCTATGTGAATGCTTAGATTTATTTCGTTAttaccttcttttttttacagTTTATTGCTGATTGTGGGAAATTTTTCAAAGGAACTGCAGAGCAGATGTATCAGTCACTATGTGTAACATTAGGTTCATTACCAAAGCCAACACGAGTTTACTGTGGCCATGGGGTAATGTAATACTAAAATCCCCTCTACCAGAATTCTCTTAGCATCATGGTTCTATTCATGAAACAGATGAGCATATATTTAGGATGCATAGTGCCCCAACCTAGGAATGTTTGGTTGCGAAAGTTATTGTAGATAATCCCAAATAATTTTAGGCCAGGCCTTACTGGTAAACTTGTACAAATGCAAGGGTTACATCTCCACTTGGTTGCACAGATAAGTCAGACTGATTTGAATGTAATGAAACAGAAATTATTGACACTTGATCCATGTACCAAATTTAGGTGTAAATTAAGACTATTAATGGTTCCAAAACTTATTAATGCTGGAGTCCCTGTATCCATGTGCTTAAAATGGACACTTAGGTTTCTTGTCAAGAAGCAATTGCTTCAGGAATCCTTACGCAGTTAAGCATGACAATCCATAGATCTTTAATAACACAAGGTTTTGGAGATCCAATAGCCAACTTCATAATTATAATTGGAAAAAGGAGTGGATTTCTCTTGATACTCCTTACTCAATGAATGTAAATAACAGGTGCATTTGTACCAAACCAGTTGTACAATACCAAACTAATTATTTAGATTTAATCAGAAGTTTATAACCTGAGGCATTCAAAACGTACAAGGGAAGAGAAGCGGATACtctagattattttattatgtgctTGTGGACTTCTGACCTACAAAAGCTTAAATTCTTGTTCATTTATTATGCTGCGCCTCtttcttataatttacattattaatcaAATGTAGGAGTTTGAATTTCTTGTGTCTAGTATGCAGTGAGGAACTTGTAATTTGCTCTGACAATTGAGCCACATAATTTGAGGATACAACAGAAATTAACATAGGCTAAGAATCAGCAGCAAGCTGGTCAACTTACAatttcctccaccattgaggaagaaatggaaaccAACCCATTTAAGAGGGTTGACCAACCCGACATTCAGGTTTACCTCCTCCCCACTTACCAActcttcaaaagaaaaaaattactattaggTAGTTCAGGATTAATTGTTCATGATCTCAATCTTTTACCTGACatgtatttaagtttttttatttaggaGAAAAAACTAATGACAATTAGTTAAATGTTATGTGAtagtaattaattaaggatTATGTGGTTTAGGACTATCTACTAATTTCTCTTTCAAAAGGATATACTTAAGAGAGTACAAATTGATAGAAAGAAGTAATGAAAAAGATGTACCAATAGATgtacatttttatttgtttgttttacacaCTGACAAATGTTATAATCCTTGAAGGAGAAGGTAGGGTGCAAGTCTCCCGTTGAAGCTTTAAGAGAGTTACGGAAGCTGAAAGACAACTGGAAGGGGTAGTGGAATTAACTGATTACTGCATACTCCATGTGAAGGTGTTTTTATATGCATCTTGTTACTGTTGCTGAAACTGATCGAAAAGAAAGATATGAGATAATTGTCTTGTCATGTTAGGGGAGCGGATTGTGATTAAAATTTCCAATTCCTCGTATTGTCATCTAGACACGTATGTTACGTTGGTTAGTCTAATACTAAGATGTTCCATTTCATTCATGTCATATACCTGTGAACttgaaaaacattatttttttcctctctctctctccctctctccaaccgcgaaattttaataaaatcaagcACAGAAAtacaaatatgattattttttttatttctacctGTGGTTGTCATAGAAAATTATGGCCTGCTTTTTActgatttattttgtttcatgccatcttttttttttaataaagtgttaatgtttattttggtaCTAATAGCTCTCGCGTGCCGTGATTGCGGGgctccttttatttttgttggaaaaaatttaaattatattaaacccaaaatgatataataataaatgagaCATCAAAAGTCTCTTTAATACAAGAAAACCTATATGAAGatgttaaaacaaatgcaacagggTGCGCctgtttatacataaaaaaacttaattttactaataatctctattacagaaaattgataatattcACAGGAGGTCCTCGTACGGAGTCGCACACTTACTTGAGCAGTGCGGAAGACTGGGGAATGGGTTGAGTAAACTCCCCTGGGGCCGGAAAAATAACAGACGAAGCTTTACTTAGATAGAGCTTtgattggtatttttttttttcttagtgaTTGGAAAGGAGGGCGTCTGGGTATGTTACAAAAGGGGAAGGCAGAGGTAGTACTTCGAATGGCGAAACGAAGGGCTAAATAGCGCCAGTGATTCTCTGAGCCGGTCTGGATTTTCAATTCCTAGAACAGATGTAATAAACTGTAATTCCTATACAAGAGGGGCTCCTTTTATTTTTGATTGGAGTAAGTGTGGCTCAAACGTAGCAAAGTGGACATTAAATTAGTGGCAAAACGCAACTAGCAACTGCTGAGGCGGTGCCCATTGTGATTTCAAAGTCGGCAATTGATTaatactaattttgcaagtaaatacaaataaaaaggaCATTttattaagttcatttttaataacaaataaatatttttatattaaatgataatttggaaaatgcaaaatatttctagtgattaataaaatgaaatttttatctatatataataaagaaatCAATGTGATTACATAagatgattttgttttaacatgtTTCCTAAATGCGGGTTTGTATCTTAATAACTGTGTGATTCCCTACGAAAACCATATTTACCTAATAGAAGTGTTTGTGATTTTAGTGTAACtgcaaataaaatttatatatatatatatatatatatatatagtctagAGCATCACATACAAACCTAGCCTCTATGGTTGGTTGTATCACATAGTTTAGCAAGACTTGGATAACAAGTTGGGCAAGAGTCGTCTTTCTTGCTAAAGGTGGCAAAATGGGTGGCCTCGGTGGACCAACCCTAACAACTCGTAAAAAAGGTTGAGAAATTTGAGCTGAGTCAAACGTTCCATTTTATCACTTGTACTTCTCGCATCTTATAAATCTCTTTCCAAATTTCCACGAAAATactgattaaaattatttatgtttcaaATTCTTCaccataattttatttaaaatattcaaatgaaaagagtaatttgagaaatttaaatcaataaGATTGACAAAAGAATCACACTTGCTTACTTTAATTCAATTagtaaaaaacttataaaattaagatCGTAGGCAGCTcagtttctttaattttgaaaatctaaaATCACAATTGGATTAGTCTAGATAGAGGGAGTGACAAAGACTAAAATCACACCTAAtgagagacccgtaattaggaAACATGTTTAAAATGTATTACCAAAATAATCACCAATAATGCtaagaaaaaagttatatttgataaaattagttaaaaattaaaaacaaaaaaattattttattaaatcatgaGTGTTTGATAAGATGATTTATTGAagtggttaaaaaattataaaactacatAAAGAATAAACCTAATAAAATATTACctagaaaagattaaaagaaaatctaataaatatttaaagataaaaaatgaataaatataaaattatataaattaaaaactaatattttaaaaaatattactttaagtaatatatttaaaaaagttataaactactaaaaaaagattatttatcaaatagataaaaaaaagttaaaaattaaataaaatatgttatcaaatacaataaaatagttTGGTCGAAGGacaaaaaattctaataaatacaGCTTTGGTCCTTTGGAATAGGAGGAAGGCAAGAAAAGTAATAATATCCAATCAAACGCGTTTGTCTATCATCAATGTCAAGCTTGCGTCCTCTCTCTCACAGGCTGCGACACAGTCACACACAAAATATCGAAAGAGAAGGTTTCAGCTTCCTGACCTTGACTTTTCTCCTCTCTTCCTCTTCCACCATGTCCATCGCACGATCCGCGTTCACATTAAACCCTCTCATCACACACTAACCCTCTCGacatcttctcttttctttattcACAAAACTTCATCCCCTTTCTCACAATTAATTCCGCGCCAAATAACCTAATCCTAAACCGAAATCTTATATCATCACGAATGCTTTTGCTTTTCCAGTATTTGCGATCGGTATAATCAGAGGACGCCGTACGGAAAAAGGAACACGCACGGTAGGTGAAGCGAAAGCGAAAgaggttagttagttagttagggtTTCGGCGAGATGGAATCGTCACCGTCCTCGTCGTCTTCTGGAAGCGACaccagtggtggtggtggtggtggtggtggtggtggtggcggcgGCGGCGCTGTCACGTGGTTCGGGATGAGTTTCCCATTCCGTTCTCCGCTCTCTCTCGTGATGGATTACTGCGTACGCGAGGATTCTGCGGAGCCTGTGATTATCATTCCCCGCACGCGCCCGCGTTTTCAGGCGCATGCCGAATCGGACGCTGCTTCGGCCTCTGATTCCGATGAGAATGCGTGCAACGGCGCTGCTGAGGAGGTTGCGATACGCATAATTGGGGTCGGCGAGCAGGAGAGCGGTTCATCGCCCTCATCGTCCAGGGGCCGGGGCGGGGAGCTGGGCGGTGAGGAGGCGGTGGTTGGGAGGAGCGGGATGCTGTCGTCTCGCCGGCGAATGGCGGAGGAGAGGGTGCCGTTGGTGTCTTTGGATGATGGGATTGTTGGCGCTAgggattcttcttcttcatcatcgtCCTCTACTTACCAGAGGTATGATATTCAGCAGGTTGCGAAGTGGATTGAGCAGATTCTACCGTTTTCTCTCTTGTTGCTGATTGTTTTCATCCGCCAGCATTTGCAAGGTATCGCTTCTTCAGTTTAGTTTTGTTGTCTCGACAATTGGTTTTTGCATCAAATGCAAAGTACGTGTTCAACTCGTTGGATTGGATTGGATTTATATTGTATGTGCTAGAGTTTGAGGATGTGGGTGGAGCAAGTTGTTTAACTTAGATATTAGAGAGATTGTATATGGTTGACTTGTTGgcaatattttgatgatattgtaACTTGTTTGGGGTTATGCTTTTTTGCATTATGCTCTTGATACAGATACTTTTTTCTTCGATATAGCATTCCTTTGTCTGCCTCTTGTATTTGGAGGCCTGTCAAGGTTTTCTCATGGGATGTGCTTAGGGGAATAATAGTCTGTTAAAGAAAGGTTGCTTGCCTTGTGGAGGGGATGAAAACTATGAAATTAGCATTCACTAACATACGTGCTACCCAATTCcccaattaaattattttttgatgttTCTGCTGCCATGTGGCTTTCAACACACTATGTTATTGCCAAGGAAAGAGGTAGAGTGAAAGAAAAGATTACCCGAAACAGTTTACTGCTTCTCCTACTTGGAGCCTGGAGGTGCCTCTCCTTTGTAAGGAAATTGGACTTTCCCTATCATAAGAGATGTGAAGATGATTTTGTAGAGTTAATTCAGAGATAATCTTGATCCCTTGTGTTTTTTTAAGATACTATTTGATTATGTCAGTTTTACTTGATGAAGAATACTGCACTGCATGCTTTGTATGTTCCCTGTGACCGTGACTGTATCTTATCTTCTTTAAATTTCATCCCTTCTGAATAGGGAAAGAAGCAATGtggttagttttttgtttttaatatgttgAATTGGTTGACTACAGTTTAGGAGAGTGGCACACTGGTTCTCATGCATAGTTTCAGTTTGTTCTGAATTTCTACTTTTGATTTGACTCTTTCCACATAACTTTGTGATATTCATTTCTGGGAACTTGCAGGTTTCTTTGTCACAATTTGTATATCAGCTGTGATGTTCAAGTCAAATGAAATTGTTAAGAAGCAGACTGCCCTGAAGGTGCTATACCTAGAATTTTGCAAGTCCTTTAAAGTTTCATTTTCTATCTACATGTTGAATCCCATCATCCTCAtaaagagatgaaaataaaactgGAGATCTCATTTTAAGTTCTATTTTGCAGGGAGATCGGAAAGTCTCTGTTCTTCTCGGTATCTCTTTTGCCTTTATGCTGCATGTGATAAGCATTTACTGGTGGTATCGAAATGATGATCTTTTATACCCACTGGCCATGCTTCCACCAAAAACACCGCCACCTTTCTGGCATACAATATTCATCATTTTGGTGAATGGTATGGATTTATTCTATGTGGACTCTATATGCGATCATTACATTGCTACAGTTTGTTTACACTAGACagttttattttctctattgGACATAGAGACATCAAATGTCTGTTAATAGTATGTGATTGAAACAGAAAATTGTCTCCTTAGTGAATAACTAAGtagtttgttttaattgttGAGTGCTTGATTAATGTGCAAGGGACTTGAAAGTTTTAGCAGAATAGTAGGGCTATTTGCTTGATTCATAATGATGACATTGAAgacttccttttttcttttctcttgtgCTTGTGCTTCATAATTTCTAGTTTggaatattttatgttttaaaaatatatcttgagTGTGGAAGAATCCAATAATTACGATAAAATGGGTTGTTTAGTTTGTATTTAATCAGTTGCCCTGGaccaaaattgaataaaaattgtttaaagatAAAGCTAACAGTTAGTTTCCAACTAGGGCTGCATGAATTGGGTTTGAATCTTTGGGTCCCTCATTGCTGGGTGATTTATAATCTCATTGAAGGCGGTTTTCCTTGGCCTTAGAATGGGGAGAGCCTTAATTACCCCAAACTGTTATCCATCAAAAAGGTTAgccattctttttttcttttccctctgACATAGAGACAAAGTCTGCCTTTTGTGCTTATGCACAGTCATTGCTTGATCACTTATGTTGTCCACATGTCAGTAATTCCTcgggaaaaaaaggaaaatcaccaCTGAATTTGTGTTCAAGATCCAAAATCCCTTAGTGAGACCGATTTTGAACTCCCAATTTGTATATCCACTCATTTCTGGCCTCTTTAAGGGGTATTGTGAAGAGCTTTTATGGCGATTATTTGAGCTTATCTTATCACATTCAAGTATTTAAgttgaaaatcaaattgaaggtGTTTGATTAAGCTTATAAAAGTGGCTTATGATCCTTCTATAAGCTCTGTTTAGCATATTTCAATGAGATTTCATGGTGAAGGTTATCGAAATAAGCTTATTGAATTAAGTGTTTGTGATATAGGCTCTCAtgtgataagttttttttgttcaagAAGTGTTTAATTAAACTCTTACCCCCAGATGTGCCATTAGATGAGCTGTTGTAATAAGTGCTTATGTATTAATGAGTCTTACATTCACACTTATACAACTTTGCAATGGCTAGCTTCAAAGCTTATTCTAAAAGCTTGAATAAGTTTTATCTTGTGTCTAGTATTAGCTGAGCTTGAAAACATGTAGCCCTTCTCTCCACTTCTTTCATTTGAATTGATATTGTCACATGAATTGTGGAATTAATATCAATTGTGTTGCTACTGTCAGTATTGTGGATGGATTTCATGCTTATCTCTGAATTTTTAGGTTGCATACTACTGTCTGCCATGCAGCCAAGCTTGGTGGAACCTAAATGAGTTAATTTTTGCAatattaaatgtgtttttaatgATGAACCAAGATTTGTGGGTCTTCCAGTATGTGCCATTTGATGTATTTTCTATGTTCATattgaaagaagaattctcaaaTTTGGTTGTTTGCATCATACTTTACTAGTTCTCTTTCATTAAATGTTGTTTTGGAGGAAAAAAATGTAGCCGCCTATTTGCATTAGTGAGATATTGTTCAACACTGATAATGAGTAGTATCTTTGTAAATCTCTTTAATGCTATATCAAtatgttttttggatttttggGTGTCCTGGTTGATTGTTTCTCAGTGTCTTTGCTATCCTTTGATATTGGTATCTTTCCTGGcatataatatcattttaattttgtttgcagcaattttattttattttatttttttggttgataTTGACTTTTCAGATACATTGACTTTTCAGATACATTGGTGCGGCAAGCAGCAATGgctttcaaatgtttgttgcTTATTTACtacaaaaatggaagaggccATAACTTCCGTCGGCAGGTTTTTAGTAGCTTCCTCACTTTTTCCAACAAGCATAGTAGCATATATTTTTCAAGTATAGTTTCCTCCTACAATCATCTGATATTATTTAACTTATTTCAGGGTCAAATGTTAACTCTGGTCGAGTATACTCTGCTGCTGTATCGTGCCTTGTTGCCAACACCAGTTTGGTACCGATTTTTCTTGAACAAGGATTATGGAAGTCTCTTTTCCTCACTGACCACAGGATTGTATCTAACTTTCAAGCTAACATCAGTAGTTG encodes the following:
- the LOC100816630 gene encoding E3 ubiquitin-protein ligase RNFT1 isoform X2, coding for MESSPSSSSSGSDTSGGGGGGGGGGGGGGAVTWFGMSFPFRSPLSLVMDYCVREDSAEPVIIIPRTRPRFQAHAESDAASASDSDENACNGAAEEVAIRIIGVGEQESGSSPSSSRGRGGELGGEEAVVGRSGMLSSRRRMAEERVPLVSLDDGIVGARDSSSSSSSSTYQRYDIQQVAKWIEQILPFSLLLLIVFIRQHLQGFFVTICISAVMFKSNEIVKKQTALKGDRKVSVLLGISFAFMLHVISIYWWYRNDDLLYPLAMLPPKTPPPFWHTIFIILVNDTLVRQAAMAFKCLLLIYYKNGRGHNFRRQGQMLTLVEYTLLLYRALLPTPVWYRFFLNKDYGSLFSSLTTGLYLTFKLTSVVEKVQCFVSALKALSKKEVHYGVHATTEQVNAAGDMCAICQEKMQAPILLSCKHMFCEECVSEWFERERTCPLCRALVKPADLRTFGDGSTSLFFQLF
- the LOC100816630 gene encoding E3 ubiquitin-protein ligase RNFT1 isoform X1; the protein is MESSPSSSSSGSDTSGGGGGGGGGGGGGGAVTWFGMSFPFRSPLSLVMDYCVREDSAEPVIIIPRTRPRFQAHAESDAASASDSDENACNGAAEEVAIRIIGVGEQESGSSPSSSRGRGGELGGEEAVVGRSGMLSSRRRMAEERVPLVSLDDGIVGARDSSSSSSSSTYQRYDIQQVAKWIEQILPFSLLLLIVFIRQHLQGFFVTICISAVMFKSNEIVKKQTALKGDRKVSVLLGISFAFMLHVISIYWWYRNDDLLYPLAMLPPKTPPPFWHTIFIILVNDTLVRQAAMAFKCLLLIYYKNGRGHNFRRQVFSSFLTFSNKHSSIYFSSIVSSYNHLILFNLFQGQMLTLVEYTLLLYRALLPTPVWYRFFLNKDYGSLFSSLTTGLYLTFKLTSVVEKVQCFVSALKALSKKEVHYGVHATTEQVNAAGDMCAICQEKMQAPILLSCKHMFCEECVSEWFERERTCPLCRALVKPADLRTFGDGSTSLFFQLF